Proteins co-encoded in one Gopherus evgoodei ecotype Sinaloan lineage chromosome 4, rGopEvg1_v1.p, whole genome shotgun sequence genomic window:
- the LOC115650678 gene encoding zinc finger and SCAN domain-containing protein 16-like, giving the protein MLAPYLMGQTQMAYHNLDPREALEYPRVKAAILEQTGISPETYRQHLHKEQYPPGARPRAVAQWVQDLCWRWLEPEGLTGPQVGEMVVLEQFTQILPAGVKAWVQRHQPATLSGAVGLMEDYLAAEEAEALPRRSGNLSKRDRPVKRSPQGEEALESLSNTRPTPTKPPSPKPRHRVTRTRIQREWPHEGGGAHQGKALALGRPGPLREVRTTGTFSAGMPLHGLQLWASIGCWTQSLEKGARKISNPCVG; this is encoded by the coding sequence ATGCTAGCCCCTTATTTGATGGGACAGACACAGATGGCTTACCATAACCTTGATCCCCGAGAGGCCTTGGAGTACCCCCGGGTGAAAGCGGCCATTTTAGAGCAGACCGGCATTAGCCCTGAGACGTACCGCCAGCACCTCCATAAAGAACAGTACCCTCCTGGGGCTCGACCTCGGGCTGTGGCCCAATGGGTACAGGATCTCTGTTGGAGATGGTTGGAGCCAGAAGGCTTGACCGGGCCTCAGGTGGGGGAGATGGTGGTGCTCGAACAATTCACCCAGATTCTCCCGGCAGGAGTGAAAGCGTGGGTGCAACGCCACCAACCGGCAACCTTGTCAGGAGCTGTGGGCCTGATGGAGGACTACCTGGCGGCTGAGGAAGCCGAGGCACTGCCACGGAGGTCCGGAAACCTGAGCAAGAGAGACAGGCCAGTCAAGAGAAGTCctcagggagaggaggctctggAGTCACTCTCCAACACCCGCCCCACACCCACTAAGCCTCCCAGCCCCAAACCCAGGCACAGAGTCACTCGGACTCGGATTCAAAGGGAATGGCCCCACGAGGGGGGTGGAGCCCACCAAGGAAAGGCCTTGGCCCTTGGAAGGCCGGGACCATTGCGGGAAGTGCGGACAACAGGGACATTTTCAGCGGGAATGCCCCTTCATGGATTGCAGCTGTGGGCAAGTAtaggctgctggacacagagcCTGGAAAAGGGGGCCAGAAAAATTAGTAATCCCTGCGTGGGTTGA